The Elgaria multicarinata webbii isolate HBS135686 ecotype San Diego chromosome 1, rElgMul1.1.pri, whole genome shotgun sequence genome includes the window ATGTGACTCTACCCATGGAAGGGATCACATTGAGAAAATAAAGTGACCAGTTTCCACCTGTGAGCTGGGGAGggcttcctcctccctctttttgTTTGCAACTGAAGAAAAAAGATTGGGATATTCCTGCCTGCAAAACTACTCTGGAGGCTTTCCCTTTTAGTGGAGTTGAAGGACCCTAGAGGGAGATTCACTTAAGACAAGCATGATCTTGCCTCCTGAGATGACTTCTGCAAAAAAGGGTACATGATTCCCAGGAACAACAACCATCTTTTGTCAGACCTGCAGAGgtcaagggggaagggggaaaacctATGAGAAAGAAAGCAAAGTTGCATACAGCCTTTGTAAAAATAGCTCTTGGGGTTTTATGTACTGTTTTGTTCATATTGGACTTGCTTCAGTAAAAATAAGGCTATCACTGAATCACAATAATTAAGCAACTAAAAGTGAAACGGCCAAAGTAATTTCATAAAGagttcaaagataaagaacagTGCATATGCTCCAACTCTCATGTGGGCTTATTGCTGTCTAAGATAATTCAGCAGGCTTCAGAAATTAGCTCAAGAAGAAGGAAACTAGCAACATACTGTCTCGTGAAATGACAAGAATCTTGAGCACAATGACCATCAGTATTCTTGGTTTATTTGATGTCTTTGCTCTTCACTCTGCTCCTCTTTTGCTTTTGCTCTCCTGTAAAATGTCAGCAGCTGCTCATCAAAGACTTTATTCTTTTGCCTTTCTTTCAAGTTGTGAGAAATTGTTCCACTATAAACTCTTCTTCAGCAAGATTGGCACTTCTTAACTTTCTGAGTATCCTCAACTTTAAAGACTTTTGGCCTCCTAGACCATACACTGCCCTAATATGTTCTTAACATCCCTTCCACTGAAGGCCAAACCTTTCGAATTCCACAGGACAGAAAAGCTGTGCCAGGGTCTCTACAGATTTGTGTGTATTCCCAGATACACCTTGCCTGAAAGATCTGCACCTGAATTACATTCCTGCTACTAGGAGCTTCAGTGTGAAGAAAGATCTATAGAATGTCAGTTGTTGGATGGTTAAGAGCATTGTCAGTGTGAAGAGATAGCACGCTGCTCATGCTTTTAAAAGGGCTAAGGAACCTTGCAGTTAGGTGGGTATTGGTGTTTTGTATATAGGAATGCGTGATGTACTTGACATTTTCACTtgtttgcagtggaggctggtggctctgatgtcagtgggacggagaatctgctctgggtttcagtcagaaacactcagaaccctaaaggagctatcagcCATGGGTAACTCCTacagagttctgacaggttcagactgaaacctcgAGTAGGCtgactgcctcactgacatcggagcctttgaagacttcctggaaacttcaattagcaCAGATTATATGGATCATATACTGGCTATATCTCACCATATCTCACCAGTTCTGAAACAATTCCAGTGGCTGCCAGTCCCATtttcaggcacaattcaaagtgttgatgaTTATCTATAAAGCTTGGAAGCCAGGTACCTGAAGGACCAGCTTCTACCACATGAGCCTTCCCAAACCTCATAGGTATTATCAGACAGGCGCCTTCCACCATACCCCCATGCCATTTGCTTTTAGTCAGGTGGTGACCAGGAATTTGCTTTAGTGCCCAtctatggaatgcccttcccaaggaAGTTTGACTGGTGCTAACTTTGATGTCATTTTAGTGCCAGGTAGCCTGGGCATTCCAAAAGTATGAAGGATTTTGATTACAGTTTTGTCCATTCTCTTAatatgtatgtgtttgttttaatgctgCTTTTGCTCTTTTAGATTTTCGTGGTTTACGTCATTTTATTATTTGCCACCTTGAGAATTTTTACTTGAAGTGCAGGATGCTAAATAGATAATTACTAATTATTCAGTCATAGGCAAAAAGAGTTAATCTGTATAGTTGCCATAATTTGGATGGTTGTAACATTTTGGGTTCCTTGTGGCCCATTCACAGGAACTTAAATTCTAATTTATTACCTCCTTTGGGTAGGAACATATTCTTCGGATGGATGGTGAAACTTAAGTGAAATGCCAGATCTTCCCAAACTGGGATGAGCTATAAAAGAGAAGAACTTTTCAAATAATGGGCATTTACGAAGTCCAATCATTTCATGTTACCTAAATGAAACACTAAAACCCTGTTTAGATGCTGGTCGGGCCCAATGCAATCACCTGTGGGAGTACATAGGTATGTTAATGGGCTCACGACCTGGCCAAGATTGAGTAGATAAAATGTTTCTGTGAACTGACACTTTCAAGTGTGAGATGTACTGCTGCTGTTTGCACAATCACAACAGCTTGAAAAAGCACTGCTGCTGTCTACCCATCATGTGTGGACACTAATTTATGCAACTAGTGCCACATTTGATCTTGTCTGGTTTATGAGATATGCAGCTGTACCACACATAATGCCATTCCACAGGCAATTGCATTGAGCTCAATGAGGAACTGAAATGGGTCTAACAAGGCTGAAGAATGCAGTTTGACAGTATATACCCAAAACCTGGAAGTGCCTTGTAGCTCAGCCTTGCCCTCAGCAATCCTAaacaccttaacttgaaaatgttCCATCAAGTTCAGCTGGATTTTCCCCTCTTCACACCTTTATAGGAAGGTATGTCTCTTGCTTTGAGAAACCACATTCATAGAGTCTTCAAATTAGGGGGAAATTGTGCTGCCTTGCTGGGGCTGCTGCTTTGCACAATTGTGATGGGCTCCATTACATGGGCGGACAGGGCGatcatgtggtttgaattgccgACCGCATGGTTGGCAATTGGAAACTTCCTCTCCTTtcagtgctcatagccttgaatgggacatcACCCTCTAGTGagtgctttgtagtgcaactttggctgcacacgtTAGGAAATCCagcgatatttcagaagaattgggatatatccagtttttttttttagaatgggataaCTGGGGAAAGGCATGGGAGGTGTGcaagaggttgacaacatcatctaaagaacccacaagcttctgtgagtggccaatcacaaacatcatcatcatcatcattatttatttgttacctgcctctccctctggatcgaggcggggtacaacataaataaaaacaccataaaatacatacaactaattcaacaTGCCATATATCACTGGTGTAGAGATGCTCTCACAGTAAATAAATCTGTATGAGAGCCCTGAGCCTTTTTCCTTCACTCTCATGTGGACTAGTAAAGTACTCAAAAAGACATAATTTCCTTCCAATCTCTacttgcaagagaagcaggagctCTTAAAGGGCAATAATAAAAACTGGTGAGCTAGGGAGAAAGAAAATGCAGGAAGCCTTAACTATTCAGATCCTTCACCGAATCCAGGACCAACACAGCAGATAAATactggggggctggggggagacAAAAGCCAAACAGGGCTTCAAAGAAGGATTGCTCACATAGAATTTTGCCATATGAAGACCAGAGCACACTacttggtgtcccaaatcttgaGTGAGGTCCAGAGCTATACATATGTCCATGGGACATAATTCAGACTGACCAGAATACATGGAAGGTGCAGAATACATCCAAATACAATGGCAAAGTTGTGGTAATATTTACTTGGGCTCAAATCACAATGCAGAGCAGTGGCAAAACACTGATACTGCTGTGTACATACTTCTCACTGTGCTGATGCCATGGAGTACATATGGCATCTGAAGGAATCATTGGTGTAACAACCCTAACTTTCTTTAACATCAGTGTTACTCTTCCCTCAATTTCTAGCTCATGACCTCTGCATCACCTCTGAACATTGCCTGGCAAATGTGCTTTGTGAGATCACAGATCTGCCTAGAGAGCCCATACTCAAGTTACATTGCCAATCACTCTAATTAAAATTTACTGCTGCGTATAAAATagggggttgttttttaaaacacacacaatttaaatGGTTTCTTCTAAAACTCCCTGTGGTGCTCAAAGTATATATTTATGACTAATAGCATAAAACATGGAGGTTTATTACCTTCTAGGTGCTGGCTAGTTCTGACACACTGTATAACTCTTTGTCTATACAGGGGATAATTGTCCCGTAGCATTTGAGCTGCATTCAAGTTCACTGCATTATTCAAAACTGGATTAGACAGCAAAACCTGTGTGGAGATACATGTACATACCAGTTTGTAAAGTTTTATTAAATCACCAGAATCAACCAAAGAGTAAAGCTGGTTTTACACATGTAAAGTAAGTTACAAACACAATTCAAATGATTTCTTTGGATGAGCCAAGGGAGACACAGGACACAAATCCTGCTCTACATAtgcatacagatttttaaaacatgtgAAGTCAGCCTACACTTCTCTTTTTCTGCTCTGTCCCTCTCAATTACCACCCCCAAGGGGTGGATGTGAGGAGGAGGAATGAGTGGGTCAGCATAAACTATTCCCTCTTTGTTATTAGTTCCCAAGGACTCCACTCTTCTTGATGCAGCGAATTGTGAAGGCCCCGCCATACACAGTGCTTACTCTTAAGTAGCATATGTCCATAGATGCTGTATACCCCAATGGAAGAGGGAAGGGCCTTAGGTTGCCATGCAAGAACTTCAAACATTGAGTTGACCCTGGCAAGGCAGGAGGCTCTGCCTGCCTTATGCACATGGAAGGTAAGAATTCACTTACAACTTTCTGTTAGACTTTATCCAATTGGGTGTCTTCAACCACACCAAAGAAATGCAGGTACCTTTTTATCACGGGGTATGCAAATATTCAGGATGGGAAGCTAATCATGTGGTTTACACTGTCCACCCTGATCCCTTGCAAAGTTATACTAGCCTTGTAGACCAATGCTTGATCTTAAACATCTGAACTATGTGGATGGAAAAGGTTGAAACACAGCTTTCTATCAACTTTTGCCATTCACACTGTCTGTAGGTGTCATCAAAAACATCATATATCCAAATTAAGGATGTTATTACTGTTCTTGCTTTTACAGACCATCTACTTCTGCTTGTATTTTacgcttttaaaaaaagttttgtcaAAATGGTATTGAAACAGGTTAATAATGAGCATGGTAAACACATGAGTCAAAAAAACAGCAAGGAATTCGGTTTCATATTTCATATCTTAGTAGAAAAACAGAgtcaaagaattttttttttaccaaaccgCTCTATAATGCATCCAAAGCAACATACTACTTCTTCCCCTTCAACTGAAACAGATTTCCTTTTATTTTGATTTCCATGTTCTGACTGTGAAACCACTAATAGGTTCAGTGAagcaaatacatgaataaatattccctcttcatataAATGGAATTTAGGTTTGAAATCAATACTGTGGCCAGAATCCAGAGAATGGCGAAACTAGCTGTATGAGCCCAAATGAGTGTGTGTGGTATACATTTTTCCCTCAACATCCCCCACTCCCAAAGTCAAACTGCATTTGAAACTGAGAGGAGCTTCCAAACAAGTTTGGAAGAGGTAGaggaaaattgttttaaaagcaaacattCCAACTGGACTAGCAGCTTGAGTGAACCTAAGTAGCTGTTAGGATCCTGGCTTTGCATATACAAAGCTAATTCTAACTCTCCCACTAGCAAAAGAAACATAAGAGAAATGAATGTTTTCACAGTTCTTTCTTTACCTGGAGACTAAGTAGGATATTAGTCATCGTTAACTTGGTGTCCCACATGGTAGGGTCATCTAGAAAATCCACACAAGGTCTCCCAGACTTAGGATCGACTTATATTGGGAACAAAAGCATTAATGTTCAAAATGTAGGTCTGCAAAATTGTGTAATAATAAGGTAGTCCAAACTTGGTTTAAGAGTTCTATTGGAAAGTTTTGAATAAGGATTATTCTCTACAACAAACAGTAATGTCTAACAATTTAGCCACATGAAAGATTATTCATTCAGAGttagttttattttaataatatataccCTACTTTAGATATTAAACaattcaaagcagctaacaaacaAAATTGTGAAAATAATAAACTACATAAAAAAGTACACAAcagcagaaacaaacaaacaaaatcaaattGCTGTAACCATATCAGCTGAAACTCATAAATAACCCAATCAGGAAATAACCCATGAAAAAAGCAAAATGACAGCAAAGTTAATTCCATAATGGCCTCCTTAGCGCCAGGTTTTTATATGTCTTCTGAAAGTGGTTTTACAGGGCAGGACTCCCTGGGGAAAAAATTCTACCATGAGGTTGGTGGTGGTACTACTGCTCCTAGTAAGCATGTACCAAACTTCACTGAGGGAgtataacataagaagagccatgctggataagagcatggatccatctagtccagcactctgggcacacagtggcccaccagctgtcgaccaggaacccacaagcagacgAGAAAAGATCACAACTAGTAAACAAAGTGCATGAGACAGTACATacaggagaaggctgttctaaaggtaTTCAGCAGCTTGTCCATACAGCTGTTTACACCTCCGTAAATGCGCatcatcccattttcagacagaTGACGTAAATACAGCCGTaaatgcaaagccatccagggtcaAACCCTGGAAAAGCCGCTtcaaaaaagttgggcatttaccccgacttttttgacAGAGGAGGTGGCTCCGAGgctcttaaaaactaaaaaaaagtttaaaaaaatataaaagggGGGAGAGTAGAGGAGCAGTGCCATttgtctcccccccttttttatcatCTGTCGAAGAAAtgagtgaatgggctgttttatctgtgcccaccgtTTTGCTGTAAGCCCcatctattagaaattaagttctgtagcaatttgatccaaactgtaactgaaaatatattgagtaacccttgctcaaccaacaagaagtgttgacacattagtcagagtgtgagcctcccggcGAGGACAGGAACAGTAGTAACCACAAGGAACAGATGTTctaggattgcaatacccatccaTGTCTTGTTTTTCCTGTCcttagaactctgcacatgcatatcaaTCCTTGCCTGTCACTGGTTGAAAAGTTCACCTATTACtatattatgattggtttattatatgaggaagttctgttgttgcttctgaggatgttaccctataagtatgttagctttgcctgcaactagtgggcaggccttcagatcctctaggggttaccaccttgcagtgctgcagcactgctcgtaataaactttttctaaaatgagagaaaccatGTCTTGGAGTTTTTGGCCACCACTCAATGAATCCCAATTAGAGggaacctgccttttcagggttcctccacatcatctaaatctgcagagctccacagaaacaaatataaatataaatgaaaggacCGATCAACCCCCATATCTGAATACGTGGAGCTCCGTATATTGggaactttaaattaaaaaaaggggggtgagggatagccccgttcctttcctccccccccccccatttcttttttaaaaaaaagttctcaagAAGCACCGGGCAGGATGAGTTGAGAGGACCAGTCAACCCCCATCTGAAAAATCACACTTGCCTTGCTTCCCGTGCAACCccagggaaggaaggcaagtgcgggtgcaaggctttaatgctttaaaagtaagaacaaTCATCTTGAATTGAGCCTTGAAACaaacaggcaaccagtgcagaccAAACAATGTCAGAATAATATGTTCTGATGGGCTGCTCCCTGCAGCAACACAGAAGTGGTACTTTGCACCAGGTTGTTTCTGTATGCTTTTCAGGAGCAGCACCATGCAGGATGAAGGATCAATCCCAAGCTGTTatttcagggggagtgctacAAGTCACAGAACTGTGTGACTCAACAAGGTCACACTCGTTCCTTCCATCACCCAGCATAAGTCACACACTAGGGCGACTAAGATATTTTCTGTCTCAAAACCAGGCaaaaccccaactgaaagggatCTGTTCATCAGCATCATCTAGGAAAACCTGGAACTAGGTCgccaccacatgctccagcaccttgcttAAAAAACAGAATACTGAATACTACACAGTAATTGTCCAAATCAGGCTGTGTGTGTCCAATTTAAGGGAACattctgtttatatgtttataaTACATCTGTCTTGTAACAATTGAACATATGTAAATTATAATTCTAACTGGTGGATCTCTTTGGAATCCTGAAACCAAGGGTAAGGAAACTTATGTAAAAGTATTCCAAGATGCAGTATTAGTCCTGAGCTATCAGAATATATGTTCAGGACACCTGTCTAAATTGCAAGTTTAGCTCTCAAGTTGATAGCTTTTAGAAAGCCAGGATTGGTCCAGTGACTAGAGCAGTTTGGAATGGTTCATGCATGAAATTTCTTTGGTGGCTTTTTCTCAGTCAGGTCCACTTCATAAGGTTGCTGTGAAGCCAAAATGCAGGTCTAAGCCCTTGGAGAAATGTCAGTAGTAAATAGATAGATCCCTATCACTGAGATAAGGCTGCAGTGAATGAATTATGTTCAACTGCTGAAACACAATCTGAAGTATCTATGTGATATCTAGAGTCAAAACTGGGTCAATGAGGACACAGCCTCTGCTGCTGATCAGATACAATAGGATGGACCCTACCATCAGTAACATCCTTACCATTGGGATGGAAAGGAATAGTGATGAAAGTGAggcatggagggatgatattgTAGCCTTCGGTGTACTTCATTGATATTTGGAGTGCAGCTCCTAATACAGAAAAGGTATATATTACACATGATTATATAAGCACATTTGCAGCCCCAAATTATGtgaatttacttggaagtaagtcccacagaattcaataggtcttatttccaggtaagtgggtatagattGCAGCTTTATATTAACAACCTTGTGTATATTAACAAgcacttcaacatttttattaatgatttggacgaggaggtgcagggaacgcttatcaaatttgcagatgacacaaaattgagtgggatagctaataccctggaagacagaaacaaacttcaaagtgatcttgataggctggagtgctgggctgaaaacaacagaatgaaatttaatagggacaaatgccaagttctacatttaggaaatagaaaccaaaggcacagttacaagatgggggatacttggctcagcaatactacaaatgagaaagatcttggaattgttgtagatcgcaagatgaatatgagccaacagtgcgatatggctgcaagaaaggcaaatgctattttgggatgcattaatagaagtatagcttccaaatcacatgaggtactggttcctctctatttggccctggttaggcctcatctagagtattgcgtccagttctgggctccacaattcaagaaggatgcagacaagctggagcgtgttcagaggagggcaaccaggataatcagaggtctggaaacaaagccctatgaagagagactgaaggaactgggcatgtttagcctggagaggagaagattaaggggagacatgatagcactcttcaaatacttaaaaggttgtcacacagaggagggccaggatctcttctcaatcctcccagagtgcaggacacggaataacgggctcaagttaaaggaagccagattccagctggacatcaggaaaaacgtcctgactgttagagcagtatgacaatggaatcagttacctagggaggttgtgggctcttccacactagaggcattcaagaggcagctggacaaccatctgttagggatgctttagggtggattcctgcatagagcagggggttggacttgatggccttgtaggccccttccaactctactgttctatgattctatgctggctggggctggttgaaggcaaaaacatctggcatAGGTTGTCTGTCCCTGTTAAAGCATTCTGCAAAAGGGCTATATAAATAGTAAGCATTATAGTACATTAAAATATTGCATCCATCATTGCTTTTAGCAATGTAATATCAAACTGTACTGTAGAATTCCTAGGAAACAGAACACCTACCTTCCCATAGGGAATCCTTCAGTCCTTCGATTTCAGCTGCCCATTCCATGAAGTTGTCTGTCACAGGAGTAACAGAAATGCCctaaagacaggaaagaaaatgaaaatcttTGGCTTGACTAATGTACTCTCCTTCACTAGGAAAATGGCATAGTTCAGACTTAATGGGaatccctctcctcctttttcatgTGCAAGAGGAGACTGTGTTTGTTCTAAAGCCACCCTGGGGgactctggtttgtttaaaccagacTTTACCAACCTATTGCCCTTCAGATGATTTGGAAGGCCACAATCCAGGGATGCAGAACTCTTCCACACAGTTCAAGTACTCTAATCTGGCCCTTGTTTATCTTAAATTCAAGTTATTTCAAAGTTAATTCTTGTTCAAAAGATGAAACAGTATGTCCATCCAGCCTCCTCATCTCCACAAAAGTGCTGAAGGGGAGAATTAGAAAATTCCATAAACTGGATAGATCTTAAAGACCAATATGACATTAAGAAGCTGTATAGCGTACACATACCCCAGCAGCCATTTAAGGAAAGAATAATTGCTTTGCTACAATGCTATTAGATGTTTGCCTTGTACATATGAATGatgattgctgctgctgcagctttgttgcaaaacccaatttttctacctgaggcatttattgtgcgctcgtcattccctactcacaattgtttatgtattctttagacaatgacatCTGTGTCTAACCggcaagtttttttagagcaaggaaatgCAACATTTAATTGTGAACGTGAAAGAAcatgaaagaaagcacaattccCTCTTgcatatttgtgctattccactataccacagtgccaccaagAGGTTacgtagcagaaaagcaagaaggGAAACACTCCTTGTATAGTACTCAAGACTTAATTCTGTGACGAAagtgaaagtagatacagtggattaacagctgattaacatcctcatgtagaaatgctcttggACAACAGTGTCACTCCAGGGACTCTTAGCACATTTGTGTGGCAgctctcctgtgcttttaactgcTGCATGACAGATGAAAAAAAATCAACTTGTAAAACAGCATTCACTAAACTGGTGccatccaaatgtgttggatttcctgctcccatcagccacagctagcatgaccaatgggcaagaatgcttggagttgatccaaaacatctggaagacaccgaGTTGGGAGAAACTGCAGTAAAGGCTTCACCTGTAAGGTTTCGGTCTGTCATGaagctttaaaaaatggcatcgACGACTTTATTGTCAGGAAGCAGAGAGAATGAAAGACTATAGAGCTCTTAGCCTAAGAGCTCTATACTAGAGCTAAGCACT containing:
- the UBE2U gene encoding ubiquitin-conjugating enzyme E2 U; protein product: MNHSRAYLLLEREYIDFEKANIFGISVTPVTDNFMEWAAEIEGLKDSLWEGAALQISMKYTEGYNIIPPCLTFITIPFHPNVDPKSGRPCVDFLDDPTMWDTKLTMTNILLSLQVLLSNPVLNNAVNLNAAQMLRDNYPLYRQRVIQCVRTSQHLEAHPSLGRSGISLKFHHPSEEYVPTQRRKFTAVSYEDYYLTWVQIATSKAAKDFKTPVFEDPKFIGNYYDWIADNVAKGEWDENIFRFFVYEFIEKQKRQRLLESRTSSHRSLSPSPVSGSQRTSAFELKKQARSQDEEQWEKEAEDLVLWSTNLDQRGWD